From Nitrospirota bacterium, the proteins below share one genomic window:
- a CDS encoding type II toxin-antitoxin system PemK/MazF family toxin — protein MERINRGDIWTVELLSHPKPRPALVVSINAINDLCPDVLVIPITSQPGPLRIPLPDQPEVTGLRTTSYAKCESLGPIHKSRLKKHIGVLPAQSWEYIEAGIQRVLGLQ, from the coding sequence ATGGAACGAATCAACCGCGGGGACATCTGGACGGTCGAGCTCCTAAGCCATCCCAAACCCAGACCTGCGCTCGTGGTCAGTATCAATGCCATCAACGATCTCTGTCCCGATGTGCTGGTGATTCCTATTACCTCGCAACCTGGTCCGCTCCGCATCCCGCTTCCGGATCAACCGGAGGTCACCGGCTTGCGAACGACCAGCTATGCTAAGTGCGAGTCGCTGGGGCCTATTCATAAGTCGCGATTGAAGAAACACATCGGGGTTCTTCCTGCTCAATCCTGGGAATACATCGAAGCCGGTATTCAGCGAGTTCTGGGGTTGCAGTAG